The proteins below come from a single Zhouia spongiae genomic window:
- the rfbB gene encoding dTDP-glucose 4,6-dehydratase — MNNSNINKSITKKILITGGAGFIGSHVVRYFVNTYPDDLIFNLDALTYAGNLENLKDIQDKSNYKFVKGDITDEAFVNRLFIEYKFDSIIHLAAESHVDRSIKDPLAFAKTNILGTMVLLNAFKALWQHSWEGKRFYHISTDEVYGSLGATGFFTETTAYDPNSPYSASKASSDHFVRAYGETFGMPYVISNCSNNYGPNQFPEKLIPLFINNIINNKPLPVYGDGNYTRDWLYVMDHAVAIDLIYHEGKNGETYNIGGFNEWKNIDLVKLLCKLMDKKLGRAKGTSEKLITFVKDRPGHDLRYAIDATKINKELGWKPSVTFEEGLDKAIDWYLENEEWLTHVTSGEYQKYYNKQYGK, encoded by the coding sequence ATGAATAACTCGAATATAAATAAATCAATAACGAAAAAGATCCTGATAACCGGAGGGGCGGGGTTCATTGGTTCTCATGTAGTAAGGTATTTTGTGAATACCTATCCGGACGATCTGATCTTTAACCTGGATGCACTTACCTATGCCGGTAACTTGGAGAACCTGAAGGATATCCAGGACAAATCCAATTATAAGTTTGTAAAAGGAGATATAACAGATGAAGCTTTTGTAAACCGTCTTTTTATTGAATATAAGTTTGACAGCATTATTCATCTCGCTGCCGAAAGCCATGTAGATCGATCTATAAAAGACCCGTTGGCTTTTGCGAAAACCAATATTTTGGGCACGATGGTTCTGCTGAACGCTTTTAAAGCTTTGTGGCAGCATAGCTGGGAAGGGAAAAGGTTTTACCATATCAGTACCGATGAGGTGTATGGTAGCCTGGGCGCGACAGGTTTTTTTACGGAAACCACAGCTTACGACCCAAATTCACCCTATTCTGCATCTAAAGCCAGTTCGGATCATTTTGTGCGGGCCTATGGAGAAACTTTCGGGATGCCTTATGTAATATCTAATTGTTCAAACAACTACGGACCTAATCAATTTCCGGAAAAATTAATTCCCCTGTTCATTAATAATATTATTAATAACAAGCCTCTCCCGGTATATGGAGACGGAAATTATACACGCGACTGGTTGTATGTTATGGATCATGCAGTGGCTATCGACCTTATTTATCATGAAGGAAAAAATGGAGAAACGTACAATATTGGCGGTTTCAATGAATGGAAGAATATAGATTTGGTTAAGTTACTTTGTAAATTGATGGACAAAAAACTGGGAAGAGCAAAAGGTACTTCGGAAAAATTAATCACCTTTGTTAAAGACAGACCCGGACACGATCTTCGGTATGCCATAGATGCTACAAAGATCAATAAAGAACTGGGGTGGAAACCATCCGTAACTTTCGAAGAAGGACTCGATAAGGCCATCGATTGGTACCTGGAAAATGAAGAGTGGTTAACTCATGTTACTTCGGGAGAATATCAGAAGTACTATAATAAGCAGTATGGGAAATAG
- a CDS encoding PorP/SprF family type IX secretion system membrane protein translates to MKQVVTYLCSIFCVLMSVYQSKAQEITLPPYTQYLADNPFILSPTFAGIGDHIRTRLNGVTQWVGVKDAPDTQSLAIDMRVGNRSGIGATLFNDRNGFTHTRGAKLSFAHHLTFDAFENHFMSFGLSYNFNQFRIDTETFDPNDPAVNDRKTNNHNFDVGFLYRLQDFYFSLNASNLLNKDLDLFAINEPNALRNYYIYSGYKWRPHRTSKFEIEPSVFLQLFESDGRSNTDFNVRFRQYDLENSYWAAISYRFLNDQFLDPLNITPMVGLNIKNFFFAYGYQVTLNELIGYNSGTHMITIGFDFFQGISECPCTQKKGSASKVF, encoded by the coding sequence GTGAAACAAGTTGTAACCTATTTATGCAGTATTTTTTGTGTTTTGATGTCTGTTTATCAATCAAAAGCACAAGAAATAACATTGCCGCCATACACACAATATTTAGCAGATAACCCTTTTATCTTATCCCCGACATTTGCGGGTATTGGAGATCATATCCGAACCCGGCTAAATGGAGTCACCCAATGGGTAGGGGTTAAAGACGCTCCCGATACACAGTCTCTGGCGATAGATATGCGGGTAGGCAACCGATCGGGTATAGGAGCTACTTTATTCAATGACAGAAACGGTTTCACCCATACCCGCGGAGCAAAATTGTCGTTTGCTCATCACCTCACATTCGATGCTTTTGAAAACCATTTTATGTCGTTCGGACTTTCTTATAATTTTAATCAGTTTCGGATCGATACGGAAACCTTCGACCCTAACGACCCTGCGGTTAATGATAGAAAGACAAACAACCACAACTTCGATGTGGGCTTTTTATATCGTTTACAAGACTTTTATTTTAGTTTGAATGCATCGAACCTTCTGAATAAAGATCTCGACTTATTCGCCATTAATGAGCCTAATGCATTAAGGAATTACTATATCTATTCAGGGTATAAGTGGAGACCCCACAGAACCAGTAAATTTGAGATCGAACCATCTGTTTTCCTCCAACTGTTCGAAAGTGACGGACGATCAAACACAGACTTTAACGTTCGCTTCAGACAATACGACCTTGAGAATAGCTATTGGGCGGCAATCTCATACCGATTCTTAAACGACCAGTTTTTAGACCCTTTGAATATTACGCCAATGGTTGGTCTTAATATTAAAAATTTCTTTTTTGCTTACGGATATCAGGTAACCCTTAATGAATTGATAGGGTATAACTCAGGAACACACATGATAACCATCGGATTCGACTTCTTCCAAGGAATAAGCGAATGTCCGTGTACACAGAAAAAAGGAAGCGCTTCTAAGGTTTTTTAG
- the folB gene encoding dihydroneopterin aldolase has product MGIIRVTNIQVYAYHGCLIEEGKIGSDYRVDVEVKADLQPSANSDALTDTVDYVHVNRIVKQEMAIRSKLLEHVAKRIIERIFDEITIADETTVQVSKINPPIGGNVEMVTIEMTLKR; this is encoded by the coding sequence GTGGGAATTATAAGAGTAACAAATATTCAGGTATATGCCTATCATGGTTGCCTGATAGAAGAAGGGAAAATAGGGAGCGACTACAGGGTAGACGTTGAAGTGAAAGCAGATTTACAGCCTTCTGCAAATAGTGATGCTTTAACAGATACCGTAGACTATGTACATGTAAACCGGATTGTTAAGCAGGAAATGGCAATCCGTTCTAAATTGCTTGAACATGTTGCTAAAAGGATCATAGAAAGGATTTTCGATGAAATAACAATAGCCGACGAAACTACTGTTCAGGTTTCAAAGATCAATCCACCTATAGGAGGAAATGTAGAGATGGTAACCATTGAAATGACTTTGAAGCGATAA
- the rfbA gene encoding glucose-1-phosphate thymidylyltransferase RfbA: MKGIILAGGSGTRLHPITLSVSKQLMPVYDKPMIYYPLSTLMYAGIREILIISTPDDLPLFKRLLGDGKKFGCSFEYEVQEEPNGLAEAFIIGERFIGNSKVALILGDNIFYGAGLSELLQKNNDPDGGIIYAYHVHNPNRYGVVEFDKTGKVISIEEKPENPKSNYVVPGIYFYDNDVVAIAKNIQPSKRRELEITDVNKEYLKRGKLKVSILDRGTAWLDTGTFQSLMQASQFVEVIEERQGLKIGSIEAAAYEMGYIDSTRFKKLAEPLLKSGYGKNLLGMLKEND; encoded by the coding sequence ATGAAAGGAATAATTCTGGCAGGAGGTTCCGGCACGCGTTTACACCCGATAACACTAAGTGTTAGCAAACAGCTGATGCCTGTTTACGACAAGCCCATGATTTACTACCCGTTGTCTACGCTTATGTATGCAGGGATAAGAGAAATATTAATCATATCAACACCGGACGACCTCCCTTTATTTAAAAGATTACTGGGAGACGGTAAAAAGTTTGGCTGTTCATTTGAATATGAAGTACAGGAAGAACCCAACGGACTGGCAGAAGCCTTCATTATTGGTGAAAGGTTTATAGGAAACAGCAAAGTGGCACTGATTTTAGGAGATAATATCTTTTACGGAGCCGGGTTATCTGAATTGCTACAGAAAAATAACGACCCCGACGGAGGGATTATATATGCCTATCATGTTCACAATCCAAATAGATACGGCGTGGTCGAATTTGATAAAACAGGGAAGGTTATCTCGATAGAAGAAAAGCCGGAAAATCCGAAATCGAATTATGTAGTTCCCGGAATTTATTTCTATGATAATGATGTTGTGGCCATCGCCAAAAATATTCAGCCGAGTAAACGCAGGGAACTGGAAATTACAGATGTGAATAAAGAATATTTAAAAAGGGGCAAACTTAAAGTGAGTATTTTAGACAGGGGGACAGCCTGGTTAGATACAGGTACTTTTCAATCGCTGATGCAGGCTTCTCAGTTTGTTGAGGTTATAGAAGAACGTCAGGGACTCAAAATAGGCTCCATAGAAGCAGCGGCATACGAAATGGGGTATATCGATTCCACCCGGTTCAAAAAGCTTGCAGAGCCGCTTTTAAAGAGCGGGTACGGGAAGAACCTGTTAGGAATGCTTAAAGAAAACGATTAA
- the rfbD gene encoding dTDP-4-dehydrorhamnose reductase has product MRKILVTGGHGQLGRTIRELQDECSGYEFAFFSSEELDITDENKVLEAFTREQPYICINTAAYTDVENSEREPEKAYAVNVKGVENVVKACKNTGASLIHISTDYVFDGQKSTPYLPSDATNPINVYGKSKLEGEKIIQSMIDQFFIVRTSWLYSKKYGKNFYRTILNKARTGSELIITDEQTGSPTNTESLCRYIFKLIQSGGSYGVCHFADAEVMTWFDFAFSILKEHQLENKITLRKGSFRTLAKRPEYSVLKATNRVS; this is encoded by the coding sequence ATGAGGAAGATTTTAGTTACCGGGGGTCATGGACAGCTTGGAAGAACCATCCGGGAATTACAGGATGAGTGTTCCGGTTATGAATTTGCCTTCTTTTCTTCTGAAGAGCTGGATATTACTGATGAAAATAAAGTATTGGAAGCTTTCACTCGCGAACAGCCTTATATCTGTATAAATACGGCGGCGTACACAGATGTGGAGAATTCAGAAAGAGAACCTGAAAAAGCATATGCGGTGAATGTAAAAGGGGTTGAAAATGTTGTAAAGGCATGCAAAAATACCGGTGCATCCTTGATTCATATATCTACGGATTATGTTTTCGACGGACAAAAAAGTACTCCGTATTTGCCGTCTGATGCAACCAATCCGATAAACGTTTACGGAAAGTCCAAACTCGAGGGTGAAAAAATTATTCAAAGCATGATCGATCAGTTTTTTATTGTCCGAACATCCTGGTTGTACAGCAAAAAGTATGGAAAGAATTTTTATCGAACAATCCTTAATAAAGCGCGAACCGGATCAGAGCTGATAATAACCGATGAACAAACCGGAAGCCCTACCAATACGGAAAGTTTATGCAGGTATATTTTTAAATTGATACAATCCGGCGGCAGTTATGGAGTCTGTCATTTTGCTGATGCTGAGGTAATGACCTGGTTCGATTTTGCCTTTTCCATTTTAAAAGAACACCAATTGGAAAACAAGATAACACTTAGAAAAGGATCGTTTAGAACGTTAGCTAAGCGACCGGAATACAGTGTTTTAAAAGCAACAAACAGAGTCAGTTAA
- a CDS encoding DUF6909 family protein: MNTIKGRTRAQESTNAIERMYITMRHLFNRGFYKPTGVSGDTLREALLELRPEIYGSVADDKAELNGLMYVLDRLPVGIEECRYINLISDEGYKESHFKVIVPPKRRRNCYRVDDEQMNIEITRGRSDIYDILTHLTFLFIESHKISKNVLINKTGEVTRDWIKIENTVARKKLTLAERENALIHLSNILGRTFNELLEAHKTFATKDNPERFLSIIYWLGKLGIEEVIHGNKRSITFSPILRERLGHHIHGEIWANTIKKTLKKQQLLHRPIHIISANMHSVMNSIYAPVVLNKEMTSKGAYEVYGMLSDPKNEILRNKVKQYAEKHGMISIPDTSGTNIDVQIFDTSKIDFSRSHFTTPDDRYSDEEKPVLFVMDYAFGEQAYETIDELLKPYKEGKGKTQYLNVVSVSIMGKAGILEGSKGDLMIPTSHIFEGTADNYPFHNELNISDFEGNGLKVFEGAMVTVLGTSLQNRDLLKFFHDSTWNVIGLEMEGAHYQKAIQSASKIRKSIREDVKVRYAYYASDNPLETGSTLASGGLGITGVKPTYLITIKILEQIFND, from the coding sequence ATGAATACAATTAAAGGAAGAACCCGGGCACAAGAATCTACTAACGCCATCGAACGGATGTATATAACGATGAGACATCTGTTTAACCGGGGATTTTACAAACCAACCGGCGTTTCCGGAGACACATTGCGAGAAGCATTATTGGAATTAAGGCCTGAAATATATGGCTCTGTAGCCGATGATAAAGCGGAACTTAACGGCCTTATGTATGTTTTAGACCGATTGCCCGTCGGGATTGAAGAATGCAGGTATATCAACCTTATTTCAGATGAAGGGTATAAAGAATCGCATTTTAAAGTAATTGTCCCGCCCAAGCGGCGTCGAAACTGTTATCGTGTAGACGACGAACAGATGAATATAGAAATAACCAGGGGCCGGTCGGATATCTATGATATTTTAACCCATCTTACATTTCTGTTTATTGAATCGCATAAGATCAGTAAAAATGTGCTGATCAATAAAACAGGAGAGGTTACAAGAGACTGGATTAAAATTGAGAATACAGTCGCCAGAAAGAAACTAACACTTGCTGAACGGGAGAATGCGCTCATTCACCTGTCAAATATTTTAGGGAGGACGTTCAACGAACTTCTGGAAGCTCACAAAACCTTTGCAACCAAAGACAATCCGGAGCGTTTTCTGTCTATTATTTACTGGTTAGGAAAGTTAGGGATAGAAGAAGTGATACACGGGAACAAACGTAGCATTACTTTTAGTCCGATTTTGAGAGAAAGGTTAGGACATCATATTCATGGAGAGATCTGGGCAAATACCATCAAGAAAACACTGAAAAAGCAGCAGCTTTTACACAGGCCGATTCACATTATCAGTGCTAATATGCACAGTGTGATGAATTCCATATATGCGCCGGTAGTTCTAAATAAAGAAATGACTTCAAAAGGAGCGTATGAAGTATATGGAATGTTGAGTGATCCAAAAAATGAGATCCTTAGGAATAAAGTAAAACAATATGCCGAAAAACACGGTATGATCAGTATCCCCGATACTTCCGGAACAAACATAGACGTACAGATTTTCGATACTTCAAAAATCGATTTTTCCAGGTCGCACTTTACTACACCTGACGATCGGTATAGCGATGAAGAAAAACCGGTGTTGTTTGTTATGGACTATGCCTTTGGTGAACAGGCCTACGAGACGATAGATGAACTTTTGAAACCCTATAAAGAAGGAAAGGGCAAAACACAGTACTTAAATGTGGTTTCTGTTTCCATTATGGGGAAAGCAGGGATCTTGGAAGGAAGTAAAGGAGATCTGATGATCCCGACTTCTCACATTTTTGAAGGAACCGCCGACAACTACCCTTTCCATAATGAGTTAAATATATCAGATTTTGAAGGAAATGGCCTGAAAGTGTTTGAAGGTGCTATGGTTACGGTATTGGGAACATCATTGCAAAACCGAGACCTGCTGAAATTTTTCCACGATAGTACCTGGAATGTTATAGGGTTAGAAATGGAAGGAGCACATTATCAGAAGGCTATTCAGTCTGCTTCAAAGATCAGGAAGAGTATCAGGGAAGATGTAAAGGTACGCTATGCTTATTATGCCTCTGATAATCCGTTAGAGACCGGTAGTACCTTGGCTTCCGGAGGATTAGGTATTACAGGTGTCAAGCCTACCTACCTGATCACCATTAAAATTCTGGAGCAAATATTCAACGATTAA
- the rfbC gene encoding dTDP-4-dehydrorhamnose 3,5-epimerase, translated as MKVTETKLKGCYIIEPRVYHDHRGCFFESFNQQEFEAAIGEKVDFVQDNQSCSYKGVVRALHYQVGAYAQAKLVRVLRGRVLDVAVDLRKDSPTFGDYIAVELSDENKKQVFIPKGFAHGFITLSETAEFFYKCDSFYQKEAEGGVVYNDPDINIDWMLPKDEIILSDRDASLPKLKDARL; from the coding sequence ATGAAAGTTACGGAAACGAAGTTAAAAGGGTGTTATATAATAGAACCCCGTGTATACCATGACCATAGAGGCTGTTTTTTTGAAAGCTTTAATCAACAGGAATTTGAAGCGGCTATTGGGGAAAAAGTAGATTTTGTTCAGGACAACCAGTCGTGTTCGTATAAAGGGGTCGTCAGGGCACTTCATTATCAAGTCGGAGCATACGCACAGGCCAAACTGGTAAGAGTGCTAAGAGGCAGAGTACTTGATGTAGCAGTAGACCTGAGAAAAGATTCACCGACATTTGGAGATTATATAGCTGTCGAGTTATCCGATGAAAACAAAAAGCAGGTTTTTATTCCCAAAGGGTTTGCTCATGGCTTTATAACACTCAGTGAAACGGCTGAGTTCTTTTACAAATGTGATAGTTTTTATCAGAAGGAAGCCGAAGGGGGAGTTGTATATAATGATCCGGATATTAACATTGACTGGATGTTGCCGAAAGATGAGATCATACTTTCTGACCGCGATGCATCCCTGCCTAAATTAAAAGATGCCCGCCTATGA